One Salmo trutta chromosome 26, fSalTru1.1, whole genome shotgun sequence DNA window includes the following coding sequences:
- the slc5a2 gene encoding sodium/glucose cotransporter 2: MENPTSETTPATRTINNLADILVIIGYFILVIGVGVWSMFRTNRGTVGGYFLAGRTMTWWPVGASLFASNIGSGHFVGLAGTGAASGIAVGGFEWNALFIVLLLGWLFVPVYLTAGVITMPQYLKKRFGGTRISLYLSVISLFLYIFTKISVDMFSGAVFIQQALGWNIYVAVIALLSITALYTVTGGLAALMYTDTVQTFVIIAGAFSLTGFAFFEVGGYNALLEKYRLALPSKYQSLEPQRYNISPQCFTPRDDAFQLLRDPVTGDLPWPGVLFGIAIVGGWYWCTDQVIVQRCLAARSLTHVKAGCIMCGYLKLLPMFLMVFPGMISRVLFPDEVGCVVPEVCKKVCGTEVGCSNIAYPKLVVSVMPNGLRGLMLAVMLAALMSSLASIFNSSSTLFTMDIWTRFRPQARESELMVVGRVWVLVIVAVSICWIPVVQAAQSGQLFDYIQSVTSYLAPPIASVFFLAVFVKRVNEQGAFWGLMGGLAMGLCRMGPEFWFGSGSCLFPSNCPTLVCGVHYLYFAVLLFFCTSILVLLVSYCTPAIDDKHLHRLVFSLRHSKEERDDLDWKQEVKGRIARREAEEKSRDKSEDSPVDAEEPKSGICRLVGWFCGVSGTQVPELTEEEVTEASKELPDISEEPFWKHIVDANALVMMAVAVFLWGYYA; this comes from the exons ATGGAGAATCCCACGTCTGAGACCACACCGGCGACGAGGACCATTAATAATCTAGCTGATATCTTGGTCATAATCGGCTACTTCATTCTGGTCATTGGCGTGGGCGTCTGG TCTATGTTCCGGACCAACCGTGGAACTGTGGGAGGCTACTTTTTGGCAGGACGGACCATGACATGGTGGCCA gttggAGCATCACTGTTTGCCAGTAATATTGGTAGTGGTCACTTTGTGGGCCTTGCTGGTACCGGAGCGGCCAGTGGAATTGCTGTGGGGGGGTTTGAGTGGAAT GCCTTGTTTATCGTGCTCCTATTGGGCTGGCTGTTTGTCCCCGTCTACCTCACAGCGGGG GTAATTACAATGCCTCAGTACCTGAAGAAGAGGTTTGGGGGAACCAGGATCAGTCTGTACCTCTCCGTCATTTCTCTGTTCCTCTACATCTTCACCAAAATCTCT gtggacaTGTTCTCTGGGGCTGTGTTCATCCAGCAGGCTCTAGGCTGGAACATCTATGTGGCTGTGATAGCCCTGCTCTCCATCACAGCTCTGTACACAGTCACAG GGGGCCTAGCTGCTCTGATGTACACAGACACCGTCCAGACATTTGTCATCATCGCTGGCGCCTTCAGCCTCACAGGTTTCG CCTTCTTTGAGGTGGGGGGCTACAACGCTCTGCTGGAGAAGTACAGGTTAGCACTGCCCTCCAAGTACCAGTCCCTGGAGCCCCAGCGCTACAACATCTCCCCCCAGTGCTTCACCCCCCGCGACGACGCCTTCCAGCTGCTCAGGGACCCCGTGACCGGGGACCTGCCCTGGCCGGGGGTCCTCTTTGGCATCGCCATTGTGGGCGGCTGGTATTGGTGCACCGACCAG GTGATCGTGCAGCGCTGCCTGGCGGCCCGCAGTCTGACCCATGTGAAGGCGGGCTGCATCATGTGTGGATACCTGAAACTGCTCCCCATGTTCCTTATGGTGTTCCCCGGAATGATCAGCCGCGTGCTCTTTCCAG ATGAGGTGGGTTGTGTGGTGCCAGAGGTGTGTAAGAAGGTGTGTGGGACGGAGGTGGGCTGCTCCAACATCGCCTACCCCAAACTGGTGGTCTCTGTCATGCCCAATG gtCTGAGGGGCCTGATGCTGGCGGTCATGCTGGCGGCCCTGATGAGCTCCCTGGCTTCCATCTTCAACAGCAGCAGCACCCTGTTCACCATGGACATCTGGACCCGCTTCAGACCGCAGGCCAGAGAGAGCGAGCTCATGGTCGTTGGCAG aGTGTGGGTCCTCGTCATCGTAGCCGTCAGTATCTGCTGGATCCCTGTGGTCCAGGCGGCCCAGAGCGGTCAGCTGTTTGACTACATCCAATCAGTGACCAGCTACCTGGCCCCGCCTATCGCCTCAGTCTTCTTCCTGGCTGTGTTTGTGAAGAGGGTCAATGAGCAG gGGGCGTTTTGGGGCCTGATGGGGGGCCTAGCTATGGGGCTGTGCCGTATGGGGCCAGAGTTTTGGTTTGGCTCAGGCAGCTGCCTGTTCCCTTCAAACTGCCCCACTCTGGTGTGTGGGGTCCATTACCTCTACTTCGCTGTGCTGCTCTTCTTCTGCACCTCCATCCTGGTGCTGCTGGTCAGCTACTGTACACCGGCCATAGATGACAAACAT CTCCACCGTCTTGTGTTCAGCCTCCGCCACTCcaaggaagagagggatgacctTGACTGGAAGCAGGAAGTGAAGGGGAGGATAGCACGCAGGGAGGCAGAGGAGAAAAGCAGAGACAAGTCTGAGGACAGCCCAG TGGATGCTGAAGAACCCAAATCAGGTATCTGTCGTCTCGTTGGCT